Proteins from one Heterodontus francisci isolate sHetFra1 chromosome 42, sHetFra1.hap1, whole genome shotgun sequence genomic window:
- the nolc1 gene encoding nucleolar and coiled-body phosphoprotein 1 isoform X3 gives MEARVVPSDLYPQVYSFLLQNKFDKAAKEFLKQSSVKVPDLKSPSLVEIFDFWVKSSEVAKKRKAILNGPPAKKAKKAESSSSSDSSDSSDEESTVKKPVSKQLTPGITNPAAKKPAPKKESSSSSEDSSSSDSEEEKKPVQKAVPAKSPAPAAKALPVSKPAARKKDATSSSEDSDSSEDEKPAAKTPVKPAVALKTVNQAAEESSDDDSSDDSSDSDSAKKPPAQKVMPKKPVPAKSPAAGKVKNAKAATPAKVVAASTKKSSSSEEESDSSDDEAPAIKTKAKPGEQCLQYKNKSAYNAVPPPTQQNKKAGAGKKTPAVSAVKKVPAISASKKAPAVPAAKKDSSDSSDDSSDSSTEEAPMKPATKITPKKPAHAPPVKPTVAQKVAAKKADSSSDSESDSESSEEEPKTKNMAKPMSKPAAKPTPKPAMKPLAQAKKAESSSETDSSSDSDEKSKATPTIKPAAKSAAAPVKPGKQSTPAAKAAAEESSSDSDDSSSEEEVKPVAKVQTSAKGKSPTVTAKAKSPAVTVKAKSLAETGKAKSPAVTAKAKSLAVTTKAKSLAVTGKAKSPVVTPKGKSLGRTNENETSSSEETSSDDEPKLKTQVGQVKKAIATPTPGAKISAAKKAESSSSSSESSESEEEYSKGKPNDVKTPTLISAKKTAKSSSEDSSSEDDEKNNTKSVNGTLNTKRKRGSSSSSSSSESENEKGDSTPANQKLQTKTPNTFPKTKKQTVLSKMTPGTKNKRR, from the exons ATGGAGGCGCGTGTGGTGCCGAGCGACCTGTACCCGCAGGTTTACAGCTTTCTGCTGCAGAATAAGTTCGACAAAGCCGCCAAGGAGTTCCTGAAGCAATCCAGCGTG AAAGTTCCAGATCTTAAGTCGCCGTCTCTAGTGGAGATATTTGATTTCTGGGTGAA GTCATCTGAAGTAGCAAAGAAAAGGAAGGCTATACTTAATGGTCCTCCTGCAAAAAAGGCAAAGAAAGCTGAATCTTCCAGTAGCTCTGACAGCTCAGACAGTTCTGATGAAGAAAGCACTGTGAAGAAACCAG TAAGCAAGCAGCTGACACCCGGAATAACCAACCCTGCAGCTAAAAAACCTGCACCAAAGaaggaaagcagcagcagcagtgaagATTCAAGTTCTTCAGATTCTGAGGAAGAAAAGAAACCTGTACAg AAGGCCGTCCCTGCTAAAAGTCCAGCTCCTGCAGCTAAAGCACTTCCAGTCAGCAAGCCAGCTGCCAGAAAGAAAGATGCAACTTCCAGCAGTGAAGATTCAGATAGCTCGGAGGATGAGAAACCTGCTGCAAAAACCCCTGTGAAACCAG CGGTTGCGTTAAAAACTGTCAATCAGGCTGCTGAGGAGAGTAGTGATGATGATTCCAGTGATGACTCTAGTGACTCTGACTCTGCGAAGAAGCCACCTGCACAA AAAGTAATGCCTAAGAAACCTGTGCCTGCCAAGTCTCCAGCTGCAGGAAAAGTGAAGAATGCAAAAGCTGCGACCCCAGCTAAAGTAGTAGCAGCCAGTACAAAGAAGAGCTCAAGCAGTGAAGAGGAGTCTGACAGCTCAGACGATGAGGCACCAGCTATAAAGACAAAAGCAAAGCCGGGTGAGCAGTGCCTTCAATACAAGAATAAAA GTGCTTACAATGCAGTACCACCTCCCACACAGCAGAATAAGAAGGCAGGCGCAGGCAAGAAGACACCAGCAGTAAGTGCAGTGAAGAAGGTGCCAGCAATAAGTGCAAGCAAAAAGGCACCAGCAGTACCTGCTGCGAAAAAGGACAGCAGTGACTCGTCAGACGATAGTTCCGACAGCAGTACTGAAGAGGCACCCATGAAGCCTGCTA cgaaAATTACACCAAAGAAACCTGCTCATGCACCACCTGTAAAACCCACCGTTGCTCAGAAAGTTGCAGCCAAGAAAGCAGATTCCAGCTCCGACAGCGAGTCTG ATTCTGAAAGCTCTGAAGAAGAACCCAAAACCAAGAATATGGCAAAACCCATGTCAAAACCAGCCGCGAAGCCCACGCCAAAACCAGCCATGAAACCTCTGGCCCAAGCAAAGAAAGCAGAGAGCAGTTCAGAAACTGACAGCTCTAGTGATTCTGATGAAAAGAGCAAGGCTACTCCAACCATCAAGCCAGCTGCTAAATCAGCTGCTGCACCTGTAAAACCAGGGAAGCAAAGTACTCCAGCAGCCAAGGCTGCTGCTGAAGAAAGCAGTTCAGATTCTGATGACTCCAGCAGTGAGGAGGAAGTGAAACCTGTAGCAAAAGTGCAAACCTCTGCCAAAGGAAAGTCACCTACTGTGACTGCAAAAGCAAAGTCACCAGCAGTGACTGTGAAAGCCAAATCACTGGCAGAGACAGGGAAAGCAAAATCGCCAGCGGTGACTGCAAAAGCAAAATCTCTGGCTGTGACTACAAAAGCCAAATCTCTGGCTGTGACTGGAAAAGCGAAATCCCCAGTGGTGACTCCAAAAGGAAAATCTCTGGGCAGGACAAATGAAAATGAAACCAGCAGTTCTGAAGAAACTTCAAGCGATGATGAGCCTAAACTGAAAACTCAAGTTGGCCAAGTAAAAAAGGCAATCGCCACTCCAACTCCAGGGGCTAAAATCTCTGCAGCTAAGAAAGCTGAAAGTAGCAGCAGCAGCTCGGAAAGTTCAGAGTCAGAGGAAGAGTACTCGAAAGGAAAACCAAATGATGTGAAAACGCCAACATTGATATCTGCTAAGAAGACAGCAAAAAGCAGCTCTGAAGATAGCTCCTCTGAAGATGATGAGAAAAATAATACCAAGTCTGTAAATG GTACACTGAATACCAAGAGGAAAAGGGgaagctcctcctcctcctcctcatccgagTCTGAGAACGAAAAAGGTGATTCAACTCCAGCAAACCAGAAACTCCAAACGAAAACTCCAAACACGTTTCCAAAAACTAAAAAG CAAACCGTACTGTCCAAGATGACACCTGGAACAAAG AATAAGAGAAGATGA
- the nolc1 gene encoding nucleolar and coiled-body phosphoprotein 1 isoform X2: MEARVVPSDLYPQVYSFLLQNKFDKAAKEFLKQSSVKVPDLKSPSLVEIFDFWVKSSEVAKKRKAILNGPPAKKAKKAESSSSSDSSDSSDEESTVKKPVSKQLTPGITNPAAKKPAPKKESSSSSEDSSSSDSEEEKKPVQKAVPAKSPAPAAKALPVSKPAARKKDATSSSEDSDSSEDEKPAAKTPVKPAVALKTVNQAAEESSDDDSSDDSSDSDSAKKPPAQKVMPKKPVPAKSPAAGKVKNAKAATPAKVVAASTKKSSSSEEESDSSDDEAPAIKTKAKPGAYNAVPPPTQQNKKAGAGKKTPAVSAVKKVPAISASKKAPAVPAAKKDSSDSSDDSSDSSTEEAPMKPATKITPKKPAHAPPVKPTVAQKVAAKKADSSSDSESDSESSEEEPKTKNMAKPMSKPAAKPTPKPAMKPLAQAKKAESSSETDSSSDSDEKSKATPTIKPAAKSAAAPVKPGKQSTPAAKAAAEESSSDSDDSSSEEEVKPVAKVQTSAKGKSPTVTAKAKSPAVTVKAKSLAETGKAKSPAVTAKAKSLAVTTKAKSLAVTGKAKSPVVTPKGKSLGRTNENETSSSEETSSDDEPKLKTQVGQVKKAIATPTPGAKISAAKKAESSSSSSESSESEEEYSKGKPNDVKTPTLISAKKTAKSSSEDSSSEDDEKNNTKSVNGTLNTKRKRGSSSSSSSSESENEKGDSTPANQKLQTKTPNTFPKTKKQTVLSKMTPGTKNPQPNTPFRRIREDEIEIDPRLSNNSFAAKKGSSGDWGAKANHDLKFTKGKSFRHEKTKKKRGNYRGGTIGMSVNSIKFDSE, translated from the exons ATGGAGGCGCGTGTGGTGCCGAGCGACCTGTACCCGCAGGTTTACAGCTTTCTGCTGCAGAATAAGTTCGACAAAGCCGCCAAGGAGTTCCTGAAGCAATCCAGCGTG AAAGTTCCAGATCTTAAGTCGCCGTCTCTAGTGGAGATATTTGATTTCTGGGTGAA GTCATCTGAAGTAGCAAAGAAAAGGAAGGCTATACTTAATGGTCCTCCTGCAAAAAAGGCAAAGAAAGCTGAATCTTCCAGTAGCTCTGACAGCTCAGACAGTTCTGATGAAGAAAGCACTGTGAAGAAACCAG TAAGCAAGCAGCTGACACCCGGAATAACCAACCCTGCAGCTAAAAAACCTGCACCAAAGaaggaaagcagcagcagcagtgaagATTCAAGTTCTTCAGATTCTGAGGAAGAAAAGAAACCTGTACAg AAGGCCGTCCCTGCTAAAAGTCCAGCTCCTGCAGCTAAAGCACTTCCAGTCAGCAAGCCAGCTGCCAGAAAGAAAGATGCAACTTCCAGCAGTGAAGATTCAGATAGCTCGGAGGATGAGAAACCTGCTGCAAAAACCCCTGTGAAACCAG CGGTTGCGTTAAAAACTGTCAATCAGGCTGCTGAGGAGAGTAGTGATGATGATTCCAGTGATGACTCTAGTGACTCTGACTCTGCGAAGAAGCCACCTGCACAA AAAGTAATGCCTAAGAAACCTGTGCCTGCCAAGTCTCCAGCTGCAGGAAAAGTGAAGAATGCAAAAGCTGCGACCCCAGCTAAAGTAGTAGCAGCCAGTACAAAGAAGAGCTCAAGCAGTGAAGAGGAGTCTGACAGCTCAGACGATGAGGCACCAGCTATAAAGACAAAAGCAAAGCCGG GTGCTTACAATGCAGTACCACCTCCCACACAGCAGAATAAGAAGGCAGGCGCAGGCAAGAAGACACCAGCAGTAAGTGCAGTGAAGAAGGTGCCAGCAATAAGTGCAAGCAAAAAGGCACCAGCAGTACCTGCTGCGAAAAAGGACAGCAGTGACTCGTCAGACGATAGTTCCGACAGCAGTACTGAAGAGGCACCCATGAAGCCTGCTA cgaaAATTACACCAAAGAAACCTGCTCATGCACCACCTGTAAAACCCACCGTTGCTCAGAAAGTTGCAGCCAAGAAAGCAGATTCCAGCTCCGACAGCGAGTCTG ATTCTGAAAGCTCTGAAGAAGAACCCAAAACCAAGAATATGGCAAAACCCATGTCAAAACCAGCCGCGAAGCCCACGCCAAAACCAGCCATGAAACCTCTGGCCCAAGCAAAGAAAGCAGAGAGCAGTTCAGAAACTGACAGCTCTAGTGATTCTGATGAAAAGAGCAAGGCTACTCCAACCATCAAGCCAGCTGCTAAATCAGCTGCTGCACCTGTAAAACCAGGGAAGCAAAGTACTCCAGCAGCCAAGGCTGCTGCTGAAGAAAGCAGTTCAGATTCTGATGACTCCAGCAGTGAGGAGGAAGTGAAACCTGTAGCAAAAGTGCAAACCTCTGCCAAAGGAAAGTCACCTACTGTGACTGCAAAAGCAAAGTCACCAGCAGTGACTGTGAAAGCCAAATCACTGGCAGAGACAGGGAAAGCAAAATCGCCAGCGGTGACTGCAAAAGCAAAATCTCTGGCTGTGACTACAAAAGCCAAATCTCTGGCTGTGACTGGAAAAGCGAAATCCCCAGTGGTGACTCCAAAAGGAAAATCTCTGGGCAGGACAAATGAAAATGAAACCAGCAGTTCTGAAGAAACTTCAAGCGATGATGAGCCTAAACTGAAAACTCAAGTTGGCCAAGTAAAAAAGGCAATCGCCACTCCAACTCCAGGGGCTAAAATCTCTGCAGCTAAGAAAGCTGAAAGTAGCAGCAGCAGCTCGGAAAGTTCAGAGTCAGAGGAAGAGTACTCGAAAGGAAAACCAAATGATGTGAAAACGCCAACATTGATATCTGCTAAGAAGACAGCAAAAAGCAGCTCTGAAGATAGCTCCTCTGAAGATGATGAGAAAAATAATACCAAGTCTGTAAATG GTACACTGAATACCAAGAGGAAAAGGGgaagctcctcctcctcctcctcatccgagTCTGAGAACGAAAAAGGTGATTCAACTCCAGCAAACCAGAAACTCCAAACGAAAACTCCAAACACGTTTCCAAAAACTAAAAAG CAAACCGTACTGTCCAAGATGACACCTGGAACAAAG AACCCTCAACCTAATACTCCTTTCCGTAGAATAAGAGAAGATGAAATTGAAATTGATCCACGTCTTTCAAATAATTCATTTGCTGCAAAG AAAGGATCATCGGGTGACTGGGGCGCAAAGGCCAATCATGATTTGAAATTCACAAAAGGAAAATCCTTCAGACATGAAAAGACAAAGAAAAAGCGTGGGAACTATCGGGGCGGAACCATCGGCATGTCTGTGAATTCCATCAAATTCGACAGTGAATGA
- the nolc1 gene encoding nucleolar and coiled-body phosphoprotein 1 isoform X1, whose product MEARVVPSDLYPQVYSFLLQNKFDKAAKEFLKQSSVKVPDLKSPSLVEIFDFWVKSSEVAKKRKAILNGPPAKKAKKAESSSSSDSSDSSDEESTVKKPVSKQLTPGITNPAAKKPAPKKESSSSSEDSSSSDSEEEKKPVQKAVPAKSPAPAAKALPVSKPAARKKDATSSSEDSDSSEDEKPAAKTPVKPAVALKTVNQAAEESSDDDSSDDSSDSDSAKKPPAQKVMPKKPVPAKSPAAGKVKNAKAATPAKVVAASTKKSSSSEEESDSSDDEAPAIKTKAKPGEQCLQYKNKSAYNAVPPPTQQNKKAGAGKKTPAVSAVKKVPAISASKKAPAVPAAKKDSSDSSDDSSDSSTEEAPMKPATKITPKKPAHAPPVKPTVAQKVAAKKADSSSDSESDSESSEEEPKTKNMAKPMSKPAAKPTPKPAMKPLAQAKKAESSSETDSSSDSDEKSKATPTIKPAAKSAAAPVKPGKQSTPAAKAAAEESSSDSDDSSSEEEVKPVAKVQTSAKGKSPTVTAKAKSPAVTVKAKSLAETGKAKSPAVTAKAKSLAVTTKAKSLAVTGKAKSPVVTPKGKSLGRTNENETSSSEETSSDDEPKLKTQVGQVKKAIATPTPGAKISAAKKAESSSSSSESSESEEEYSKGKPNDVKTPTLISAKKTAKSSSEDSSSEDDEKNNTKSVNGTLNTKRKRGSSSSSSSSESENEKGDSTPANQKLQTKTPNTFPKTKKQTVLSKMTPGTKNPQPNTPFRRIREDEIEIDPRLSNNSFAAKKGSSGDWGAKANHDLKFTKGKSFRHEKTKKKRGNYRGGTIGMSVNSIKFDSE is encoded by the exons ATGGAGGCGCGTGTGGTGCCGAGCGACCTGTACCCGCAGGTTTACAGCTTTCTGCTGCAGAATAAGTTCGACAAAGCCGCCAAGGAGTTCCTGAAGCAATCCAGCGTG AAAGTTCCAGATCTTAAGTCGCCGTCTCTAGTGGAGATATTTGATTTCTGGGTGAA GTCATCTGAAGTAGCAAAGAAAAGGAAGGCTATACTTAATGGTCCTCCTGCAAAAAAGGCAAAGAAAGCTGAATCTTCCAGTAGCTCTGACAGCTCAGACAGTTCTGATGAAGAAAGCACTGTGAAGAAACCAG TAAGCAAGCAGCTGACACCCGGAATAACCAACCCTGCAGCTAAAAAACCTGCACCAAAGaaggaaagcagcagcagcagtgaagATTCAAGTTCTTCAGATTCTGAGGAAGAAAAGAAACCTGTACAg AAGGCCGTCCCTGCTAAAAGTCCAGCTCCTGCAGCTAAAGCACTTCCAGTCAGCAAGCCAGCTGCCAGAAAGAAAGATGCAACTTCCAGCAGTGAAGATTCAGATAGCTCGGAGGATGAGAAACCTGCTGCAAAAACCCCTGTGAAACCAG CGGTTGCGTTAAAAACTGTCAATCAGGCTGCTGAGGAGAGTAGTGATGATGATTCCAGTGATGACTCTAGTGACTCTGACTCTGCGAAGAAGCCACCTGCACAA AAAGTAATGCCTAAGAAACCTGTGCCTGCCAAGTCTCCAGCTGCAGGAAAAGTGAAGAATGCAAAAGCTGCGACCCCAGCTAAAGTAGTAGCAGCCAGTACAAAGAAGAGCTCAAGCAGTGAAGAGGAGTCTGACAGCTCAGACGATGAGGCACCAGCTATAAAGACAAAAGCAAAGCCGGGTGAGCAGTGCCTTCAATACAAGAATAAAA GTGCTTACAATGCAGTACCACCTCCCACACAGCAGAATAAGAAGGCAGGCGCAGGCAAGAAGACACCAGCAGTAAGTGCAGTGAAGAAGGTGCCAGCAATAAGTGCAAGCAAAAAGGCACCAGCAGTACCTGCTGCGAAAAAGGACAGCAGTGACTCGTCAGACGATAGTTCCGACAGCAGTACTGAAGAGGCACCCATGAAGCCTGCTA cgaaAATTACACCAAAGAAACCTGCTCATGCACCACCTGTAAAACCCACCGTTGCTCAGAAAGTTGCAGCCAAGAAAGCAGATTCCAGCTCCGACAGCGAGTCTG ATTCTGAAAGCTCTGAAGAAGAACCCAAAACCAAGAATATGGCAAAACCCATGTCAAAACCAGCCGCGAAGCCCACGCCAAAACCAGCCATGAAACCTCTGGCCCAAGCAAAGAAAGCAGAGAGCAGTTCAGAAACTGACAGCTCTAGTGATTCTGATGAAAAGAGCAAGGCTACTCCAACCATCAAGCCAGCTGCTAAATCAGCTGCTGCACCTGTAAAACCAGGGAAGCAAAGTACTCCAGCAGCCAAGGCTGCTGCTGAAGAAAGCAGTTCAGATTCTGATGACTCCAGCAGTGAGGAGGAAGTGAAACCTGTAGCAAAAGTGCAAACCTCTGCCAAAGGAAAGTCACCTACTGTGACTGCAAAAGCAAAGTCACCAGCAGTGACTGTGAAAGCCAAATCACTGGCAGAGACAGGGAAAGCAAAATCGCCAGCGGTGACTGCAAAAGCAAAATCTCTGGCTGTGACTACAAAAGCCAAATCTCTGGCTGTGACTGGAAAAGCGAAATCCCCAGTGGTGACTCCAAAAGGAAAATCTCTGGGCAGGACAAATGAAAATGAAACCAGCAGTTCTGAAGAAACTTCAAGCGATGATGAGCCTAAACTGAAAACTCAAGTTGGCCAAGTAAAAAAGGCAATCGCCACTCCAACTCCAGGGGCTAAAATCTCTGCAGCTAAGAAAGCTGAAAGTAGCAGCAGCAGCTCGGAAAGTTCAGAGTCAGAGGAAGAGTACTCGAAAGGAAAACCAAATGATGTGAAAACGCCAACATTGATATCTGCTAAGAAGACAGCAAAAAGCAGCTCTGAAGATAGCTCCTCTGAAGATGATGAGAAAAATAATACCAAGTCTGTAAATG GTACACTGAATACCAAGAGGAAAAGGGgaagctcctcctcctcctcctcatccgagTCTGAGAACGAAAAAGGTGATTCAACTCCAGCAAACCAGAAACTCCAAACGAAAACTCCAAACACGTTTCCAAAAACTAAAAAG CAAACCGTACTGTCCAAGATGACACCTGGAACAAAG AACCCTCAACCTAATACTCCTTTCCGTAGAATAAGAGAAGATGAAATTGAAATTGATCCACGTCTTTCAAATAATTCATTTGCTGCAAAG AAAGGATCATCGGGTGACTGGGGCGCAAAGGCCAATCATGATTTGAAATTCACAAAAGGAAAATCCTTCAGACATGAAAAGACAAAGAAAAAGCGTGGGAACTATCGGGGCGGAACCATCGGCATGTCTGTGAATTCCATCAAATTCGACAGTGAATGA
- the nolc1 gene encoding nucleolar and coiled-body phosphoprotein 1 isoform X4, with the protein MEARVVPSDLYPQVYSFLLQNKFDKAAKEFLKQSSVKVPDLKSPSLVEIFDFWVKSSEVAKKRKAILNGPPAKKAKKAESSSSSDSSDSSDEESTVKKPVSKQLTPGITNPAAKKPAPKKESSSSSEDSSSSDSEEEKKPVQKAVPAKSPAPAAKALPVSKPAARKKDATSSSEDSDSSEDEKPAAKTPVKPAVALKTVNQAAEESSDDDSSDDSSDSDSAKKPPAQKVMPKKPVPAKSPAAGKVKNAKAATPAKVVAASTKKSSSSEEESDSSDDEAPAIKTKAKPAKITPKKPAHAPPVKPTVAQKVAAKKADSSSDSESDSESSEEEPKTKNMAKPMSKPAAKPTPKPAMKPLAQAKKAESSSETDSSSDSDEKSKATPTIKPAAKSAAAPVKPGKQSTPAAKAAAEESSSDSDDSSSEEEVKPVAKVQTSAKGKSPTVTAKAKSPAVTVKAKSLAETGKAKSPAVTAKAKSLAVTTKAKSLAVTGKAKSPVVTPKGKSLGRTNENETSSSEETSSDDEPKLKTQVGQVKKAIATPTPGAKISAAKKAESSSSSSESSESEEEYSKGKPNDVKTPTLISAKKTAKSSSEDSSSEDDEKNNTKSVNGTLNTKRKRGSSSSSSSSESENEKGDSTPANQKLQTKTPNTFPKTKKQTVLSKMTPGTKNPQPNTPFRRIREDEIEIDPRLSNNSFAAKKGSSGDWGAKANHDLKFTKGKSFRHEKTKKKRGNYRGGTIGMSVNSIKFDSE; encoded by the exons ATGGAGGCGCGTGTGGTGCCGAGCGACCTGTACCCGCAGGTTTACAGCTTTCTGCTGCAGAATAAGTTCGACAAAGCCGCCAAGGAGTTCCTGAAGCAATCCAGCGTG AAAGTTCCAGATCTTAAGTCGCCGTCTCTAGTGGAGATATTTGATTTCTGGGTGAA GTCATCTGAAGTAGCAAAGAAAAGGAAGGCTATACTTAATGGTCCTCCTGCAAAAAAGGCAAAGAAAGCTGAATCTTCCAGTAGCTCTGACAGCTCAGACAGTTCTGATGAAGAAAGCACTGTGAAGAAACCAG TAAGCAAGCAGCTGACACCCGGAATAACCAACCCTGCAGCTAAAAAACCTGCACCAAAGaaggaaagcagcagcagcagtgaagATTCAAGTTCTTCAGATTCTGAGGAAGAAAAGAAACCTGTACAg AAGGCCGTCCCTGCTAAAAGTCCAGCTCCTGCAGCTAAAGCACTTCCAGTCAGCAAGCCAGCTGCCAGAAAGAAAGATGCAACTTCCAGCAGTGAAGATTCAGATAGCTCGGAGGATGAGAAACCTGCTGCAAAAACCCCTGTGAAACCAG CGGTTGCGTTAAAAACTGTCAATCAGGCTGCTGAGGAGAGTAGTGATGATGATTCCAGTGATGACTCTAGTGACTCTGACTCTGCGAAGAAGCCACCTGCACAA AAAGTAATGCCTAAGAAACCTGTGCCTGCCAAGTCTCCAGCTGCAGGAAAAGTGAAGAATGCAAAAGCTGCGACCCCAGCTAAAGTAGTAGCAGCCAGTACAAAGAAGAGCTCAAGCAGTGAAGAGGAGTCTGACAGCTCAGACGATGAGGCACCAGCTATAAAGACAAAAGCAAAGCCGG cgaaAATTACACCAAAGAAACCTGCTCATGCACCACCTGTAAAACCCACCGTTGCTCAGAAAGTTGCAGCCAAGAAAGCAGATTCCAGCTCCGACAGCGAGTCTG ATTCTGAAAGCTCTGAAGAAGAACCCAAAACCAAGAATATGGCAAAACCCATGTCAAAACCAGCCGCGAAGCCCACGCCAAAACCAGCCATGAAACCTCTGGCCCAAGCAAAGAAAGCAGAGAGCAGTTCAGAAACTGACAGCTCTAGTGATTCTGATGAAAAGAGCAAGGCTACTCCAACCATCAAGCCAGCTGCTAAATCAGCTGCTGCACCTGTAAAACCAGGGAAGCAAAGTACTCCAGCAGCCAAGGCTGCTGCTGAAGAAAGCAGTTCAGATTCTGATGACTCCAGCAGTGAGGAGGAAGTGAAACCTGTAGCAAAAGTGCAAACCTCTGCCAAAGGAAAGTCACCTACTGTGACTGCAAAAGCAAAGTCACCAGCAGTGACTGTGAAAGCCAAATCACTGGCAGAGACAGGGAAAGCAAAATCGCCAGCGGTGACTGCAAAAGCAAAATCTCTGGCTGTGACTACAAAAGCCAAATCTCTGGCTGTGACTGGAAAAGCGAAATCCCCAGTGGTGACTCCAAAAGGAAAATCTCTGGGCAGGACAAATGAAAATGAAACCAGCAGTTCTGAAGAAACTTCAAGCGATGATGAGCCTAAACTGAAAACTCAAGTTGGCCAAGTAAAAAAGGCAATCGCCACTCCAACTCCAGGGGCTAAAATCTCTGCAGCTAAGAAAGCTGAAAGTAGCAGCAGCAGCTCGGAAAGTTCAGAGTCAGAGGAAGAGTACTCGAAAGGAAAACCAAATGATGTGAAAACGCCAACATTGATATCTGCTAAGAAGACAGCAAAAAGCAGCTCTGAAGATAGCTCCTCTGAAGATGATGAGAAAAATAATACCAAGTCTGTAAATG GTACACTGAATACCAAGAGGAAAAGGGgaagctcctcctcctcctcctcatccgagTCTGAGAACGAAAAAGGTGATTCAACTCCAGCAAACCAGAAACTCCAAACGAAAACTCCAAACACGTTTCCAAAAACTAAAAAG CAAACCGTACTGTCCAAGATGACACCTGGAACAAAG AACCCTCAACCTAATACTCCTTTCCGTAGAATAAGAGAAGATGAAATTGAAATTGATCCACGTCTTTCAAATAATTCATTTGCTGCAAAG AAAGGATCATCGGGTGACTGGGGCGCAAAGGCCAATCATGATTTGAAATTCACAAAAGGAAAATCCTTCAGACATGAAAAGACAAAGAAAAAGCGTGGGAACTATCGGGGCGGAACCATCGGCATGTCTGTGAATTCCATCAAATTCGACAGTGAATGA